In Helianthus annuus cultivar XRQ/B chromosome 3, HanXRQr2.0-SUNRISE, whole genome shotgun sequence, a single window of DNA contains:
- the LOC110931061 gene encoding K(+) efflux antiporter 2, chloroplastic → MDISCRFQSHGGEVTSSTALKQLTVRSRFDYKALSNTRVVLKVGRRKKLTKLIASSCSSANSGKVFGCELKSCLWRCNKPKCNVCLLEATRGVKVTCLGNDSIAYIDGIEKDVESISGDNSLGETDFGPEKKNGTNNGNEEDELENPSVDELRKVLQKALKELEIAQLNSTMFEEKAQRISESAIALKDEASVGQDNINSVLLSIEKVENEEIAAKEAIQRATMALSLSEARLKVALDSLEAAKESEEENASPMGELEEAVFIAQEDIRECRLTLANSQGALTELQIKKEDLQREVDVLKDLADKAQMDALKAEEDVANIMLLAEEAVAIQLEATKRVNDAEIALQKAEKMLSVSHVDDSEGVSDESASEDKDIQGNSIEITVEDKGVITEDVPDSLMFDESRFSDDSDQEDGIPIKETEIDAEKTKNQTKKPETQKDFTKDSSPLSSPKTLLKKSSRFFSASFFSSAEDDTEFTPTSFFQWLIDSARTQMPKLVLSTLLVGAGFAFYAKREQHIHQLFRQPDIITTSIDEVSSNAKPLVKQIRKLPKRVKKLIEMLPHQEINEEEASLLDVLWLLLASVIFVPIFQKLPGGSPVLGYLTAGILIGPYGLSIIRNVHATKAIAEFGVVFLLFNIGLELSVERLSSMKKYVFGLGSVQVLSTAAMVGLVVHFVCGQLGPAAIVIGNGLALSSTAVVLQVLQERGESTSRHGRATFSVLLFQDIAVVVLLILIPLISPNSSKGGIGFQAIAEALGLAAVKALVAISAIIAGGRLLLRPIYKQIAEMQNAEIFSANTLLVILGTSLLTARAGLSMALGAFLAGLLLAETEFSLQVESDIAPYRGLLLGLFFMTVGMSIDPKLLVSNFPVILGSLGLLIAGKTILVALVGRLFGVSLISAIRVGLLLAPGGEFAFVAFGEAVNQGIMTSQMSSLLFLVVGISMAITPWLAAGGQLIASRFEQQDVRSLLPVESETDDLQDHIIICGFGRVGQIIAQLLSERLIPFVALDVRSDRVAVGRALDLPVYFGDAGSREVLHKIGAERACAAAITLDTPGANYRTVWALSKYFPNVKTFVRAHDVDHGLNLEKAGATAVVPETLEPSLQLASAVLAQAKLPMSEIAATINEFRSRHLSELTELCETSGSSLGYGFSRIVVKPKSQPSESTDDSQVSEGTLAS, encoded by the exons ATGGACATTTCATGTCGTTTCCAAAGTCACGGAGGTGAAGTTACTAGTTCTACAGCATTAAAACAGCTGACTGTGCGCTCAAGGTTTGATTATAAAGCACTTAGCAATACACGAGTCGTTTTAAAAGTTGGACGTAGGAAGAAGTTGACGAAATTGATTGCATCTAGTTGCAGTAGTGCTAATTCAGGTAAAGTATTTGGTTGTGAATTGAAGAGTTGTTTGTGGAGATGTAACAAACCGAAATGCAACGTTTGTTTACTTGAGGCGACAAGAGGAGTAAAAGTAACTTGTCTGGGAAACGATTCAATTGCATATATAGATGGAATTGAAAAAGATGTTGAGAGCATTAGTGGAGATAACTCATTAGGGGAAACTGATTTTGGTCCAGAAAAGAAGAACGGTACAAATAACGGGAATGAGGAAGATGAGTTAGAGAACCCGAGTGTAGATGAACTGAGAAAAGTATTGCAAAAGGCACTTAAAGAATTAGAAATTGCGCAACTAAATAGTACCATGTTTGAAGAGAAAGCTCAAAGAATATCAGAATCAGCAATAGCGTTAAAAGATGAAGCTTCAGTTGGTCAAGATAAtatcaattcagttttgcttTCTATTGAAAAGGTTGAGAATGAAGAGATTGCTGCTAAAGAAGCTATTCAGAGAGCAACAATGGCtctttctttatctgaagctaGACTTAAAGTGGCTCTTGATTCATTAGAAGCCGCAAAAGAAAGTGAAGAAGAAAACGCGAGTCCAATGGGAGAATTAGAGGAAGCTGTCTTTATTGCTCAGGAAGACATAAGAGAGTGTCGTTTGACATTAGCAAATAGTCAGGGAGCATTGACTGAATTGCAGATCAAGAAAGAGGATTTGCAAAGAGAAGTGGATGTTCTTAAAGATCTTGCAGATAAAGCCCAGATGGATGCTTTGAAAGCTGAGGAAGATGTGGCAAATATAATGCTTTTAGCAGAGGAAGCTGTTGCGATTCAACTCGAGGCGACAAAACGTGTTAATGATGCTGAAATCGCATTGCAGAAAGCTGAAAAAATGCTTTCTGTTTCCCATGTGGATGACTCTGAAGGTGTCAGTGATGAGTCAGCTAGCGAGGATAAGGACATTCAAGGAAATTCAATTGAGATAACTGTTGAAGATAAGGGCGTgatcactgaggatgtgccagatAGCCTAATGTTTGACGAGTCAAGATTTTCTGATGACAGCGATCAAGAGGATGGAATACCAATAAAAGAGACCGAAATTGATGCAGAAAAaacaaaaaatcaaacaaaaaagcCAGAAACGCAGAAGGATTTCACCAAAGACAGCTCACCATTAAGTTCACCTAAAACATTATTGAAAAAGTCTTCCCGTTTCTTTTCAGCCTCATTTTTCTCTTCTGCAGAAGATGATACCGAGTTTACCCCAACTTCATTTTTCCAGTGGCTAATCGATTCCGCAAGAACGCAAATGCCTAAGCTGGTGCTTAGCACTTTGCTTGTTGGTGCAGG TTTTGCTTTTTATGCTAAACGAGAGCAGCATATCCATCAACTATTTCGACAACCTGATATTATCACCACCAGTATTGATGAAGTTTCGTCAAATGCTAAACCATtggttaaacaaataaggaagTTACCGAAGAGAGTTAAAAAGCTAATTGAGATGCTTCCTCATCAAGAG ATTAACGAAGAAGAAGCTTCCCTGTTGGACGTTTTATGGTTATTACTTGCCAGTGTTATCTTTGTGCCTATATTCCAGAAACTTCCTGGAG GCAGTCCTGTTCTTGGGTATCTGACAGCTGGCATCTTGATTGGACCATACGGACTTTCAATCATACGTAATGTACATGCTACAAAAGCAATAGCTGAATTTGGAGTTGTTTTCTTACTTTTTAATATTGGCCTTGAG CTTTCTGTTGAAAGGCTTAGTTCCATGAAGAAATATGTTTTTGGATTAGGTTCTGTTCAG GTCTTGTCGACAGCTGCCATGGTTGGATTGGTTGTTCACTTTGTCTGTGGACAGCTAGGACCTGCTGCAATTGTCATTGGTAATGGGCTTGCATTATCTTCAACTGCTGTAGTCCTTCAG GTATTGCAGGAACGAGGGGAAAGCACGTCACGCCATGGACGGGCTACATTTTCTGTTTTACTCTTTCAG GATATTGCAGTTGTTGTTTTGCTGATTCTTATACCTCTTATTTCACCAAATTCATCAAAAGGAGGG ATTGGGTTCCAGGCAATTGCTGAAGCTCTTGGATTGGCTGCTGTGAAGGCACTTGTAGCTATTAGTGCCATTATAGCTGGAGGACGCTTG TTGCTTCGTCCAATTTACAAACAAATTGCGGAGATGCAAAATGCTGAGATATTTTCAGCAAACACTCTCTTAGTTATCCTGGGAACCAGTCTCCTTACTGCTAGG GCTGGCCTTTCCATGGCACTAGGAGCATTTTTGGCTGGTTTGCTACTTGCAGAAACCGAATTCTCATTGCAGGTTGAATCAGATATTGCTCCTTATCGTGGCCTTTTATTGGGCCTCTTTTTCATGACA GTTGGGATGTCTATTGATCCAAAACTTCTTGTATCAAATTTTCCTGTTATTTTGGGGTCGTTAGGGCTTTTAATTGCTGGGAAGACCATACTTGTGGCTTTAGTTGGTAGGCTTTTTGGTGTCTCACTAATATCTGCAATTAGAGTTGGTCTTCTGCTTGCACCTGGTGGAGAATTTGCATTTGTGGCCTTTGGTGAAGCTGTCAATCAG GGTATTATGACTTCTCAGATGTCTTCTTTGCTGTTTCTTGTGGTTGGTATTTCAATGGCTATCACACCATGGTTAGCTGCTGGAGGCCAGTTAATAGCATCTCGCTTTGAACAACAAGATGTTCGTAGCTTATTACCTGTAGAGAGCGAG ACAGATGATTTGCAGGATCATATCATTATATGTGGTTTTGGACGTGTTGGCCAG ATCATTGCCCAGCTTCTTTCTGAGAGACTAATTCCATTTGTTGCTCTTGATGTGAGGAG TGACCGAGTAGCAGTTGGACGTGCACTTGACCTTCCTGTATATTTTGGGGATGCTGGTAGTCGAGAG GTGTTGCATAAGATTGGGGCGGAAAGAGCTTGTGCTGCAGCAATCACTCTAGATACACCTGGTGCAAATTATAGAACCGTTTGGGCTCTCAGCAAGTATTTCCCAAACGTAAAGACTTTTGTACGTGCTCATGATGTTGATCATGGACTCAATCTGGAGAAGGCTGGTGCAACAGCG GTTGTGCCTGAGACATTAGAACCCAGTCTACAGTTAGCATCTGCTGTTCTTGCACAA GCTAAATTACCAATGTCGGAGATAGCAGCCACAATCAACGAGTTCAGATCCCGTCACCTTTCAGAACTAACCGAG TTGTGTGAAACTAGCGGTAGCTCTCTAGGGTACGGGTTTTCTCGCATTGTAGTCAAACCTAAAAGTCAGCCTTCAGAGTCAACAGATGACAGCCAAGTCAGTGAAGGAACACTTGCATCATAA
- the LOC110931060 gene encoding mediator of RNA polymerase II transcription subunit 12, producing the protein MQRYHATNCTSAVNNSAVGGSLGRDTSRAESSAPLANIQLNRRSSQLAPYKLRCEKDSLNSRLLPPDFNPPTTNCPEETLTKDYVLGGYRQTVEGLEESREISLSQISTFTKPIILKCKEAIRKYHRAINESRAKKRKAGQVYGVPLTGNLLSKPGVFPEQKASGEDFRKKWIEGLSQQHKRLRSLADHVPHGYRKKSLLEVLIRNNVPLLRATWFIKVTYLNQVRPGSSDKTRFSCSDQWTKDVLEYLQCLLDEFVSKNNSNSTLRVKDRSPQFAYGGHMNDPEEPSLHFKWWYVVRIIQWHYAEGLLLPSLIIDWLLNQLQEKELLEILQLLLPIIYGVIETIVLSQYYVRTLVGVAVRFIQDPSPGGSDLVDNSRRAYTISALVEILRYLILAVPDTFVSLNCFPLPSCVVSNDASLITRATVEGGNNGQQQLFINSVVSSIQKCTFNLSRAAKPCHLGSNVAKAVNELDKALIHGDITIAYKCMFEDFYDQTVDKRWIADVSPHLRSTLKWIDAIESSFVCSVFFICEWATCDFRNFRTGLPRSVKFSGKRDFSQIYIAARLLEMKMKNMRSSSKSKVGVGKVKDLSHIFQSPGPLHDIVVCWLDQHQAQNGEGFKRVELLVNKLIRSGIFYPQAYVRELIVSGITGWNDTVDFNRKRRHYNLLKNLPATYIQDALQEAQIAEISLVTEAMHIYSNERRLLLRELVDHPKNVTGSNKRKDHQKLGKDQWKMSSSHASDLLSNKNVNRKIQELMDSIAILLRFPNSHSTPTMGNNVDESKRVSRSTVTSDGTPGCEECRRAKRQKVEEKSSDDEDIWWVKKGLTLKSMESFRAAEPPVKQVKQATRGRQKIVRKTSSLAQLAASRIEGSQGASTSHVCDSRVNCPHHGNDNDVPKAIDSIRTVHSDVSSIRKRMKRAPLDEKRVLVVWLMGMVRQLLDKAGKWKLGEDELSNILYLMDVCDDLVSAARLLVWLLSKVPVNPIPAVHGGRNVINVPRNVENQQCAVGENLILSSLKRYENILAVANLIPETLSAMMHRASVVLTSNGRVSGSAALFFARQMLKKYGNVASVADWIKNFKTTSDKRLIMELESGRSSDGEFGFPLGVPAGVQDFDDFLLKKISGVRISRVGLSMRDTVQRLIDEAIPVFYGQEKKPFSKKPSIEIPNDGYPIAQQVVKGLLDCMRQTGGAAQEGDPTLVAFAVSAIVTNVGQVIAKITEITPLSLSFAKHMLRVHLICLSLLKDALGERQSRVFEIALATEASSALIQVFSPPKASRGQLQLSPDSMSNENPTFSKAAKTTGAISALVIEAVLQGIASLERLVTVFRLKDGINVIQFVKSTRSNSNGNVRSIGDLKTDYLVEVSVHWFRVLIGNCRTVSDGFIVELLGESSIVALSRIQRMLPVNLVFPPAFAIFGFLVWKRFILNSNVMARDNISQLFQSLTSAVNDAIKHLPFRDVCLRESATLYDLIAADRTDFEFATMLDQSGPDLHLKMTAFVPLRARIFLNAIIDCQLPTEIMSYNDGNRNEMKLLDKLVHILDTLQPAKFHWQWVELRLLLNEQALTEKVDGRDTSFVEALSSNNENIGASENENNFIQMVLTRLLVRPDAAPLFSEVVHLLGRSLEDEVLLQAKWFLRGHDVLFGRKSIRQRLINIAESKGLSPKIQFSKPWGWCKTASDGCGGPIKKGNKRKFETVSVEEGEVIDDGIKPHSSRTFSPVSDVEAFIVSQQHVTEKALVELLLPCIDQSSDDSRVTFASDLIKQMHEIEQQISNVTHGVNKPVSSGIEGSVSKVNTRKGLRGGSPGLVRRPVGPVEMMLPSPSALRASMSLRLQLLLRLLPVICADGEPSSRSMRHTLVRVVLRLLGSRVIHEDADLSNPTCATVDLGESLFDRLLMVLHALWSTSDPCWLRPKSTPDGSRDSALFDHEVAESLQNELDGMQLPDAVRWRIQTAMPYAAISSSKFSISCQPPNVPLSVLGFLQPSVSHPGSFRNNKVSSSRATSNGPGKATKPQPESDVEIDPWNLLEDGAGSGPSSINADAIAGNDHANLKASSWLKGAVRVRRMDLTYIGAIDDDS; encoded by the exons ATGCAAAGGTATCATGCTACCAACTGCACTAGTGCAGTCAATAACAGTGCGGTTGGTGGCTCATTAGGCAGGGATACTTCCCGAGCTGAGTCATCTGCACCTTTAGCTAACATTCAACTAAATCG tCGCTCTTCACAACTTGCGCCATACAAATTAAGGTGTGAGAAAGATTCCCTGAATTCAAG GCTCCTTCCTCCCGATTTTAACCCTCCAACTACAAATTGCCCTGAGGAGACACTTACAAAGGACTATGTGCTTGGTGGATACAGACAGACAGTAGAGGGGCTTGAG GAGTCCCGAGAGATATCGTTATCACAGATTTCAACTTTCACCAAACCTATTATTCTAAAGTGCAAGGAG GCAATCAGAAAATATCACCGAGCAATCAATGAATCTCGTGCCAAAAAGCGAAAG GCTGGTCAAGTTTATGGAGTCCCTCTAACTGGTAATTTATTGAGTAAGCCCGGTGTCTTTCCAGAACAGAAGGCCAGTGGTGAAGATTTTCGGAAGAAATGGATCGAG GGTTTGTCTCAGCAGCATAAACGTTTACGGTCCTTAGCAGATCATGTTCCTCATGGATATAGAAAGAAATCACTTTTGGAAGTTCTTATTAGAAACAATGTACCACTATTAAGGGCAACTTGGTTTATCAAAGTTACATATCTCAATCAG GTTCGACCCGGGTCTTCTGATAAAACTCGGTTTTCCTGCTCAGACCAGTGGACGAAGGATGTTCTTGAGTATTTGCAATGTCTTTTGGATGAATTTGTATCTAAAAATAATTCCAATTCTACCCTCCGTGTTAAGGACAGATCACCTCAGTTTGCTTATGGTGGGCACATGAATGACCCTGAGGAGCCATCTTTACATTTTAAATGGTGGTATGTGGTTCGAATCATACAGTGGCACTATGCAGAAGGGTTGCTTCTCCCTTCTTTAATAATTGATTGGCTTCTTAATCAGTTGCAG GAGAAGGAATTGCTTGAGATATTGCAGTTGCTGTTGCCTATCATATATGGTGTTATAGAAACTATCGTTTTATCTCAATATTACGTCCGTACCCTTGTGGGGGTAGCTGTTCGGTTTATTCAAGACCCATCTCCAGGTGGCTCAGATCTTGTGGATAACTCTAGAAGGGCATATACCATTTCCGCTTTGGTTGAAATTCTTCGATATTTAATACTTGCAGTTCCTGATACTTTTGTTTCCCTTAATTGCTTTCCACTTCCATCTTGTGTGGTTTCAAATGATGCTAGTTTAATTACGCGGGCAACTGTGGAAGGCGGGAATAATGGGCAGCAACAATTGTTTATAAATTCGGTTGTTTCTTCAATTCAGAAATGCACATTTAATCTTTCAAGGGCCGCAAAACCATGTCACTTGGGTAGTAATGTGGCTAAAGCCGTGAATGAATTAGATAAAGCTCTTATTCATGGAGATATTACCATTGCTTACAAGTGCATGTTTGAGGATTTCTATGATCAAACTGTTGATAAAAGATGGATTGCTGATGTCAGCCCACATTTAAGGTCAACACTTAAATGGATCGACGCAATCGAGTCTTCATTTGTGTGTTCGGTGTTTTTTATTTGCGAATGGGCCACGTGTGATTTTCGCAATTTTCGAACAGGCCTGCCTCGTAGTGTTAAATTCAGTGGGAAACGAGACTTTTCTCAGATATATATTGCTGCTCGGCTTTTAGAGATGAAAATGAAAAACATGCGAAGTTCAAGCAAGTCGAAAGTCGGGGTTGGAAAAGTCAAAGATTTGTCACATATTTTCCAGAGCCCAGGCCCATTACATGACATTGTTGTGTGCTGGCTTGATCAACACCAAGCCCAAAATGGAGAAGGTTTTAAGCGTGTTGAATTACTCGTAAATAAACTCATTCGTTCTGGAATATTTTATCCTCAAGCGTATGTGAGGGAGCTTATTGTGAGTGGAATCACGGGTTGGAATGACACTGTTGACTTTAACCGAAAGAGGAGACATTATAATCTTCTGAAGAATCTTCCTGCTACATATATTCAAGATGCACTCCAAGAAGCACAAATTGCCGAAATATCTCTTGTAACTGAAGCCATGCATATATACTCAAATGAACGCCGTCTCTTGCTTCGTGAACTTGTTGACCACCCAAAAAATGTCACGGGTTCAAATAAGCGGAAAGACCATCAAAAGTTAGGAAAGGATCAATGGAAGATGTCATCATCACATGCATCTGATTTGCTATCGAATAAAAATGTCAATAGAAAGATTCAAGAACTAATGGATTCTATTGCGATCCTGCTTCGTTTCCCAAATTCCCATTCTACACCTACCATGGGGAACAATGTTGATGAGTCTAAACGGGTCAGCAGGTCAACAGTTACCAGTGATGGAACACCTGGATGTGAAGAATGCAGACGAGCTAAAAGACAAAAAGTAGAAGAAAAAAGTTCTGATGACGAGGACATTTGGTGGGTTAAAAAGGGTCTTACCCTAAAGTCAATGGAGTCTTTTAGAGCAGCTGAGCCACCAGTCAAACAAGTTAAACAAGCCACAAGAGGCAGACAAAAAATTGTTCGTAAGACTTCGAGTCTGGCTCAGCTAGCCGCTTCTAGAATTGAGGGTAGCCAGGGTGCATCCACTAGCCATGTGTGTGATAGTAGAGTAAACTGTCCCCACCATGGGAACGATAATGATGTTCCAAAAGCAATCGATTCAATCAGAACCGTTCATTCGGATGTTTCTTCTATCAGGAAAAGGATGAAACGGGCACCGTTAGATGAGAAACGGGTTCTTGTGGTGTGGTTGATGGGTATGGTTAGGCAGCTTCTTGACAAGGCTGGAAAATGGAAGCTTGGTGAAGATGAATTATCTAACATCTTGTACTTGATGGATGTTTGTGACGATTTAGTTTCTGCAGCCCGATTGTTAGTTTGGTTGTTGTCTAAAGTTCCCGTCAACCCAATTCCCGCAGTTCATGGTGGAAGAAATGTTATAAATGTACCACGAAATGTTGAAAACCAACAGTGTGCGGTTGGAGAGAATCTTATTTTGTCATCTCTCAAAAG GTATGAGAACATACTTGCTGTAGCTAATCTTATTCCCGAAACATTATCCGCTATGATGCATCGTGCTTCTGTAGTTTTGACCTCCAATGGACGGGTTTCTGGGTCAGCAGCTTTATTCTTTGCCCGTCAGATGTTAAAGAAATATGGCAACGTAGCGAGTGTTGCTGACTGGATAAAAAACTTCAAAACAACATCTGATAAAAGACTCATTATGGAACTTGAATCTGGTAGATCATCAGATGGAGAGTTTGGTTTCCCACTTGGCGTTCCTGCAGGAGTCCAAGATTTTGATGattttttacttaaaaaaataAGCGGTGTTCGTATTTCAAGGGTCGGTTTAAGTATGCGGGATACGGTCCAACGACTTATAGATGAAGCAATTCCTGTCTTTTATGGTCAAGAAAAGAAGCCTTTTAGTAAAAAACCAAGTATCGAAATCCCCAATGATGGGTACCCAATAGCCCAACAAGTTgtaaaagggttattggattgCATGAGACAAACGGGCGGTGCAGCCCAAGAAGGTGACCCAACTTTAGTTGCCTTTGCTGTTTCCGCGATTGTCACTAATGTGGGGCAGGTGATTGCTAAAATTACCGAAATAACTCCACTTTCATTGTCATTCGCGAAACACATGTTACGGGTTCATCTTATATGTTTGTCACTACTAAAAGATGCCCTCGGGGAACGCCAAAGCCGGGTCTTTGAAATCGCTCTTGCAACCGAAGCTTCTTCTGCCCTAATTCAAGTTTTTTCTCCTCCAAAAGCTTCTCGTGGTCAATTACAACTTTCTCCCGATTCAATGTCTAATGAAAACCCAACGTTTTCAAAAGCTGCTAAAACAACAGGTGCAATCTCTGCACTTGTTATAGAAGCTGTTCTTCAGGGTATTGCTAGCCTTGAAAGACTGGTTACGGTTTTCAGATTAAAAGACGGGATAAATGTGATTCAGTTTGTAAAGAGTACACGCTCTAACTCAAATGGTAATGTACGGTCTATAGGCGATTTAAAAACTGATTATTTGGTTGAAGTTTCGGTTCATTGGTTTAGGGTTCTTATCGGTAACTGCAGGACTGTTTCGGATGGTTTTATAGTCGAGCTTTTGGGTGAATCTTCTATTGTGGCATTATCAAGAATCCAGCGAATGCTTCCTGTCAACCTTGTTTTTCCACCTGCTTTTGCTATTTTTGGTTTTTTGGTATGGAAACGGTTCATACTCAATTCAAACGTTATGGCCCGTGATAACATTTCTCAGTTGTTTCAATCTTTAACATCGGCTGTCAATGATGCCATTAAGCATTTGCCTTTCCGTGACGTATGTCTAAGAGAAAGTGCTACTTTATACGATCTCATAGCTGCCGATAGAACTGATTTTGAGTTTGCCACAATGCTGGATCAGAGTGGGCCCGATTTGCATTTGAAAATGACTGCTTTTGTCCCTCTACGAGCCCGGATATTTTTGAATGCCATTATCGATTGTCAGTTGCCAACAGAAATTATGTCATATAATGATGGCAATCGGAACGAGATGAAGCTTCTTGATAAGCTTGTTCATATTCTTGACACCTTGCAGCCTGCTAAATTTCATTGGCAATGGGTCGAGCTCAGGTTGTTATTAAACGAACAAGCCCTGACTGAAAAAGTAGATGGCCGTGACACTTCATTCGTAGAAGCATTAAGCTCAAATAATGAAAATATTGGGGCTTCCGAGAATGAAAATAATTTCATCCAGATGGTGTTGACCCGGCTTCTGGTCCGACCTGATGCTGCTCCCCTTTTCTCAGAGGTGGTACATCTACTAGGGAGGTCACTAGAAGACGAAGTACTTCTGCAAGCAAAATGGTTTCTAAGAGGTCACGATGTTCTTTTTGGTCGAAAGTCTATCCGGCAACGGTTAATCAACATAGCCGAGAGTAAGGGTTTGTCACCTAAGATCCAATTTTCAAAACCCTGGGGTTGGTGTAAGACAGCATCAGATGGGTGCGGCGGACCCATAAAAAAAGGAAATAAGAGAAAATTTGAGACGGTCTCTGTTGAAGAAGGGGAGGTGATTGATGACGGAATTAAACCGCATTCTTCTAGAACATTTAGTCCAGTTTCAGATGTCGAAGCATTTATAGTCAGTCAACAACACGTGACGGAGAAAGCTTTAGTGGAGTTACTTCTTCCGTGCATTGACCAAAGCTCTGATGATTCTCGCGTTACTTTTGCTAGTGATTTAATCAAGCAGATGCATGAAATTGAACAACAGATAAGTAATGTTACTCATGGAGTTAATAAACCCGTTTCTTCTGGAATTGAAGGTTCTGTGAGTAAAGTGAATACCCGTAAGGGTTTGAGAGGAGGTAGTCCTGGATTAGTCCGACGTCCTGTGGGGCCTGTTGAAATGATGCTGCCGTCCCCATCAGCGTTGCGGGCTTCGATGTCATTGCGTTTACAGCTACTCCTAAGGTTGCTCCCTGTAATCTGTGCTGACGG GGAGCCATCTTCTCGTAGCATGAGGCACACGCTTGTTCGGGTAGTCCTTCGGCTTCTTGGGAGTAGGGTTATTCATGAGGATGCAGATCTTTCTAACCCTACTTGTGCTACCGTTGATTTGGGTGAAAGTCTTTTTGATCGTTTATTAATGGTGTTGCATGCGCTATGGAGCACCTCGGATCCCTGTTGGCTCAGGCCAAAGTCTACCCCTGACGGTTCTAGGGACTCCGCTCTCTTTGATCATGAAGTTGCAGAAAGCTTACAG aaTGAGTTGGATGGGATGCAACTACCAGATGCAGTCAGATGGCGGATTCAGACAGCCATGCCATATGCTGCTATCTCCTCTTCAAAATTTTCAATATCTTGCCAACCACCCAATGTCCCGCTTTCTGTCCTAGGATTTCTTCAACCAAGTGTATCACATCCTGGAAGTTTTAGAAATAATAAAGTCTCTTCATCAAGGGCTACCTCAAATGGGCCAGGAAAGGCCACAAAGCCTCAACCTGAGTCAGATGTAGAGATTGACCCGTGGAACCTTTTAGAGGATGGAGCAGGATCCGGCCCATCTTCCATAAACGCAGATGCAATTGCAGGAAACGATCATGCTAATCTCAAGGCATCAAGCTGGCTAAAGGGCGCGGTTAGGGTTAGGAGGATGGATCTGACTTATATTGGCGCCATAGATGATGATAGCTGA